In a genomic window of Streptomyces roseoviridis:
- a CDS encoding DEAD/DEAH box helicase, which produces MAFNHLPAAMHDALEALSVTPVTHSVPMAKNHRPSRPTGETGSRPSPGQVLDRLSRGESRAARITHTEHLPARAGRHAVWPHRIRSEVIAAVEKAGIEHPWAHQAEAAEHALDGASVVIATGTASGKSLAYLTPVLSTLLDGAEAANGRGTTALYLAPTKALAADQRRAVRELAAPLGNRVRAAVYDGDTPVEEREWVRQYANYVLTNPDMLHRGILPSHPRWSSFLRSLRYVVIDECHTYRGVFGSHVAQVLRRLRRVCARYGSDPVFLLASATSAEPALAAGRLTGLPVTEVSDDASPRGEMVFALWEPPLTELHGEQGAPVRRTATAETADLLTDLAVQGVRSVAFVRSRRGAELISVIAQERLAEVDRSLARRVAAYRGGYLPEERRALERALHSGELLGLAATTALELGVDVSGLDAVLIAGYPGTRASLWQQAGRAGRSGEGALAILVARDDPLDTFLVHHPEAIFQQPVESTVLDPDNPYVLAPHLCAAAAELPLTESDLALFGPAVPDLLPQLEAAGLLRRRSTGWYWTRRERAADLTDIRGGGGAPVRIVETGTGRLLGTVDEAASHASVHEGAVHLHQGRTYLVRELDLKDSVALVEEANPPYSTTARDTTHISVLSTDTEIPWGAGRLCYGSVEVTNQVVSFLRRRLITGEVLGETKLDLPPRTLRTRAVWWTVTEDQLDAARINPEILGGALHAAEHASIGMLPLFATCDRWDIGGVSVPLHPDTLLPTVFVYDGHPGGAGFAERAFHTARSWLTATREAIASCECDSGCPSCIQSPKCGNGNDPLHKRGAVRLLTELLREAPEEDTSSPTAP; this is translated from the coding sequence ATGGCATTCAATCACTTACCGGCAGCCATGCACGACGCCTTGGAAGCATTGTCCGTCACGCCGGTGACACACTCGGTGCCGATGGCCAAGAATCACCGTCCCAGCCGACCCACCGGGGAAACGGGCAGTCGCCCCTCTCCCGGTCAGGTCCTCGACCGGCTCTCGCGAGGCGAGAGCCGGGCCGCGCGCATCACCCATACGGAGCATCTGCCCGCCCGTGCGGGCCGTCATGCCGTCTGGCCGCACCGCATCCGTTCCGAGGTGATCGCCGCCGTCGAGAAGGCCGGCATCGAGCACCCCTGGGCCCACCAGGCGGAAGCCGCCGAGCACGCTCTGGACGGCGCCTCCGTGGTGATCGCCACAGGAACCGCCTCGGGCAAGTCGCTCGCCTATCTCACCCCGGTCCTGTCCACCCTCCTGGACGGCGCCGAGGCCGCCAACGGGCGCGGGACCACCGCCCTGTACCTGGCACCCACCAAGGCCCTCGCCGCCGACCAGCGGCGCGCCGTGCGCGAGCTGGCCGCGCCGCTCGGCAACCGCGTCCGGGCCGCCGTCTACGACGGCGACACACCCGTCGAGGAACGCGAGTGGGTCCGCCAGTACGCCAACTACGTGCTCACCAACCCCGACATGCTGCACCGGGGCATACTTCCCTCCCACCCCCGCTGGTCCTCCTTCCTGCGCTCCCTGCGCTATGTGGTGATCGACGAGTGCCACACCTACCGGGGCGTCTTCGGCTCCCACGTCGCCCAGGTGCTGCGCCGGCTGCGCCGGGTATGTGCCCGGTACGGCTCCGACCCCGTCTTCCTGCTCGCCTCGGCCACCTCCGCCGAACCGGCCCTCGCCGCCGGCCGTCTCACCGGCCTGCCGGTCACGGAGGTCTCCGACGACGCCTCCCCGCGCGGCGAGATGGTCTTCGCGCTCTGGGAGCCGCCGCTGACCGAGCTGCACGGCGAGCAGGGCGCTCCCGTCCGCCGCACCGCCACCGCGGAGACCGCCGACCTGCTGACCGACCTGGCCGTGCAGGGCGTCCGCTCGGTCGCCTTCGTCCGCTCCCGGCGCGGCGCCGAACTGATCTCGGTGATCGCCCAGGAACGCCTCGCCGAGGTCGACCGCTCCCTCGCCCGGCGTGTCGCCGCGTACCGGGGCGGTTATCTGCCCGAGGAGCGCCGCGCCCTGGAGCGGGCCCTGCACTCCGGTGAGCTCCTCGGTCTGGCCGCCACGACCGCCCTGGAGCTGGGCGTGGACGTCTCGGGGCTGGACGCCGTCCTGATCGCCGGCTACCCGGGCACCCGGGCTTCTCTGTGGCAGCAGGCCGGCCGCGCGGGGCGCAGCGGGGAGGGCGCGCTCGCGATCCTGGTCGCGCGCGACGACCCGCTGGACACCTTCCTGGTCCATCATCCCGAGGCGATCTTCCAGCAGCCCGTCGAGTCGACCGTCCTGGATCCCGACAACCCCTACGTCCTCGCCCCGCACCTGTGCGCCGCCGCCGCGGAGCTGCCGCTGACCGAGTCCGACCTGGCACTGTTCGGTCCCGCCGTGCCGGATCTGCTGCCGCAGCTGGAGGCCGCCGGACTGCTGCGCCGCCGTTCCACGGGCTGGTACTGGACGCGCCGGGAGCGGGCCGCCGACCTGACCGACATCCGTGGTGGCGGCGGCGCTCCCGTCCGGATCGTCGAGACCGGCACCGGGCGGCTGCTCGGCACGGTCGACGAGGCCGCTTCCCACGCCTCCGTCCACGAGGGCGCCGTCCACCTCCATCAGGGCCGCACCTATCTGGTCCGCGAACTCGACCTCAAGGACTCGGTGGCCCTCGTCGAAGAGGCGAACCCGCCCTACTCGACCACCGCACGCGACACCACCCACATCTCCGTCCTGTCCACCGACACCGAGATCCCCTGGGGAGCCGGCCGCCTCTGCTACGGCTCCGTCGAGGTCACCAACCAGGTCGTCTCCTTCCTCCGCCGGCGCCTGATCACCGGTGAGGTGCTCGGCGAGACCAAGCTCGACCTGCCGCCCCGCACCCTGCGCACCCGGGCCGTGTGGTGGACGGTCACCGAGGACCAGCTGGACGCCGCCCGGATCAACCCGGAGATCCTCGGCGGCGCCCTCCACGCCGCCGAGCACGCCTCCATCGGCATGCTGCCGCTCTTCGCGACCTGCGACCGCTGGGACATCGGCGGCGTCTCCGTCCCGCTCCACCCCGACACCCTGCTGCCGACCGTGTTCGTCTACGACGGCCACCCGGGCGGCGCGGGCTTCGCCGAACGCGCCTTCCACACCGCCCGCTCCTGGCTCACCGCCACCCGTGAGGCCATCGCCTCCTGCGAGTGCGACTCCGGCTGCCCCTCCTGCATCCAGTCCCCCAAGTGCGGCAACGGCAACGACCCCCTCCACAAGCGAGGCGCGGTCCGCCTCCTGACGGAGCTCCTGCGCGAAGCCCCCGAGGAGGACACCAGCAGCCCCACGGCACCCTGA
- a CDS encoding HAD-IB family hydrolase translates to MLGLVENHSMPRAAAFFDLDKTVIAKSSTLTFSKSFYRGGLISRRAALRTAYIQFVYLVGGADHDQMERMREYLSTLCKGWNVAQVKELVAETLHDLIDPLIYDEAASLIEDHHAAGRDVVIVSTSGAEVVEPIGEMLGADRVVATRMVVGDDGCFTGEVEYYAYGPTKAEAVRELAESEGYDLSRCYAYSDSATDLPMLEAVGHPYAVNPDRTLRREATSRDWPVLIFNRPVRLKQRLPEFRMPPRPALVAAAAVGAAAATAGLVWYASRRRQAALTRATEAAGAAGAAALADRFARI, encoded by the coding sequence ATGCTCGGGCTCGTGGAAAACCACTCGATGCCGCGCGCAGCCGCCTTCTTTGACCTGGACAAGACGGTCATTGCGAAGTCCTCGACGCTGACCTTCAGCAAGTCCTTCTACCGGGGCGGACTGATCAGCCGCCGTGCCGCGCTGCGGACGGCGTACATCCAGTTCGTGTACCTGGTGGGCGGAGCCGATCACGACCAGATGGAGCGGATGCGCGAATACCTTTCGACGCTCTGCAAAGGCTGGAACGTCGCCCAGGTCAAGGAGCTCGTGGCGGAAACGCTGCACGACCTCATCGACCCGCTCATCTACGACGAGGCGGCCTCGCTCATCGAGGACCACCACGCCGCCGGCCGCGACGTCGTGATCGTCTCGACCTCGGGGGCCGAGGTGGTCGAGCCGATCGGCGAGATGCTCGGCGCCGACCGCGTGGTCGCCACCCGCATGGTGGTCGGCGACGACGGCTGCTTCACGGGCGAGGTGGAGTACTACGCGTACGGCCCGACCAAGGCGGAGGCGGTCCGCGAGCTCGCCGAGTCCGAGGGGTACGACCTGTCGCGCTGCTACGCCTACAGCGACTCCGCGACCGATCTGCCGATGCTGGAGGCCGTGGGCCACCCCTACGCCGTCAACCCGGACCGGACCCTGCGCCGTGAGGCGACCTCCCGGGACTGGCCGGTCCTCATCTTCAACAGGCCGGTCCGGCTCAAGCAGCGGCTTCCGGAGTTCCGCATGCCGCCCCGCCCGGCCCTCGTCGCCGCCGCGGCCGTGGGCGCGGCGGCGGCCACGGCCGGGCTCGTCTGGTACGCCAGCCGGCGTCGGCAGGCCGCGCTGACGCGTGCGACCGAAGCCGCCGGGGCCGCCGGGGCCGCCGCTCTCGCCGATCGCTTTGCCCGGATCTGA
- a CDS encoding DUF4244 domain-containing protein: MSETNGSDGMKIKKRLNAWWRTRRAAARRDAGMSTTEYAMGTIAAAAFAAVLYKVLTSGAVTKALESVIGKALDAPF; this comes from the coding sequence ATGAGCGAGACGAACGGGAGCGACGGGATGAAGATCAAGAAGCGCTTGAACGCGTGGTGGCGGACGCGGAGGGCCGCGGCCCGGCGGGACGCCGGAATGAGCACGACGGAGTACGCGATGGGCACGATCGCCGCGGCGGCCTTCGCCGCCGTGCTGTACAAGGTCCTCACCAGCGGCGCGGTCACGAAGGCCCTGGAGTCGGTGATCGGGAAGGCCCTCGATGCGCCGTTCTGA
- a CDS encoding Rv3654c family TadE-like protein, with protein MRGTVRADRGAATVWTAVAACALCVVFGAVLALGQAVTARHRAGGAADLAALAAADRALWGEADACAAANRVATAQGATLVRCGVSEDIADVTARVTLGAWTTEIRSRAGPPPATPLPGPPPGAPRPYG; from the coding sequence ATGAGGGGCACCGTCCGGGCCGACCGGGGAGCGGCGACCGTGTGGACGGCGGTCGCGGCCTGTGCGCTGTGCGTGGTGTTCGGCGCCGTCCTCGCGCTGGGCCAGGCCGTCACCGCACGCCATCGCGCGGGCGGCGCGGCCGACCTGGCCGCCCTCGCCGCCGCCGACCGCGCCCTGTGGGGCGAGGCGGACGCCTGTGCGGCCGCGAACCGGGTGGCCACGGCCCAGGGCGCCACGCTGGTGCGCTGCGGGGTCAGCGAGGACATCGCGGACGTCACCGCCCGCGTGACCCTCGGCGCCTGGACGACCGAGATCAGGTCCCGCGCGGGCCCTCCGCCGGCGACGCCCCTTCCCGGCCCGCCGCCGGGGGCGCCTCGCCCGTACGGCTGA
- a CDS encoding type II secretion system F family protein, with protein sequence MTMPGGLPAQVAAALCAVAALWWTAKGERAARRARMILALPDGSVVSPWPAVAGRWWKAVRGRRQWLCLPVAGLLALLGASPLPLLAGAAAVPLVGRRLRAARAGREREARADRVVTLCGVVAGELRAGRQPAQALSYAARTTGALDGDEAAVLAAARFGGDVPEALRRAARREGADGLAGMAACWQVAVDGGAGLAAGLDRLEAALRAHRDQQQRLRSQLAGAWATVAVLAVLPVAGLGLGAALGARPLWVLLHTPAGLGCLAVGGVLEALGLWWAARIVRAGERP encoded by the coding sequence ATGACGATGCCGGGCGGACTTCCGGCGCAGGTCGCGGCGGCGCTGTGCGCGGTGGCGGCACTGTGGTGGACGGCGAAGGGGGAGCGGGCGGCCCGCAGGGCCCGGATGATCCTGGCCCTGCCGGACGGCTCCGTGGTGTCGCCCTGGCCGGCGGTCGCCGGACGGTGGTGGAAGGCGGTGCGCGGCCGGCGGCAGTGGCTGTGCCTGCCGGTCGCGGGACTGCTCGCGCTCCTCGGTGCCTCGCCCCTTCCGCTGCTCGCCGGGGCGGCCGCCGTGCCGCTGGTGGGGCGCAGGTTGCGGGCGGCCCGCGCGGGGCGTGAGCGGGAAGCGCGTGCGGACCGGGTGGTGACCCTGTGCGGGGTGGTCGCCGGCGAGCTCAGAGCCGGCCGGCAGCCGGCGCAGGCGCTCTCCTACGCGGCGCGGACGACGGGGGCGCTCGACGGAGACGAGGCCGCGGTCCTCGCGGCGGCCCGGTTCGGCGGTGACGTGCCCGAGGCACTGCGGCGCGCGGCCCGCCGGGAGGGTGCCGACGGCCTCGCGGGAATGGCCGCCTGCTGGCAGGTCGCCGTGGACGGCGGCGCGGGTCTCGCCGCCGGCCTCGACCGGCTGGAGGCCGCCCTGCGGGCCCACCGGGACCAGCAGCAGCGGCTGCGCTCCCAACTGGCCGGGGCTTGGGCGACGGTCGCGGTGCTCGCCGTTCTGCCGGTCGCGGGGCTCGGCCTGGGCGCGGCCCTCGGCGCCCGCCCGCTGTGGGTGCTGCTCCACACCCCCGCCGGCCTGGGCTGCCTGGCTGTCGGCGGCGTTCTGGAAGCCCTGGGGCTCTGGTGGGCCGCCCGGATCGTGCGGGCGGGTGAGCGGCCGTGA
- a CDS encoding STAS domain-containing protein, producing MDLSLSTRTVPGPNGDRTVVEVGGEIDVYTAPKLREQLVELVNDGSYHLVVDMEGVDFLDSTGLGVLVGGLKRVRAHEGSLRLVCNQERILKIFRITGLTKVFPIHTSVDEAINAAD from the coding sequence GTGGACCTGTCTCTGTCGACTCGCACTGTGCCCGGCCCCAATGGCGACCGTACGGTCGTCGAGGTCGGTGGCGAGATTGATGTGTATACCGCGCCCAAGCTGCGCGAGCAGTTGGTCGAGTTGGTGAACGACGGCAGCTACCACCTGGTTGTCGACATGGAAGGCGTGGACTTCCTCGACTCGACCGGTCTCGGCGTGCTGGTGGGCGGCCTGAAGCGCGTGCGCGCGCATGAGGGATCGCTGCGTCTGGTCTGCAACCAGGAGCGCATTCTCAAGATCTTCCGGATCACCGGTCTGACCAAGGTGTTCCCGATCCACACCTCGGTCGACGAGGCCATCAACGCCGCGGACTGA
- a CDS encoding ATP-binding protein, with the protein MATVELLFSAQPEHVRTARLVAAAVARRAGVDEAVLDEVRLAVGEACSRAVGLHRSNGVTTPVRVVLTEEEKTFSIEVGDEVPGAGVAAADAVGVPGARAAAPAEEYDDADGEDEMGLAVIRGLVDDVEVSAGEDGGTIRMSWSANPDAPLA; encoded by the coding sequence ATGGCCACCGTTGAACTGCTCTTCAGCGCCCAGCCCGAGCACGTCCGCACGGCCCGCCTGGTGGCGGCCGCGGTGGCGCGCAGGGCCGGGGTCGACGAGGCGGTCCTCGACGAGGTCCGGCTCGCCGTCGGCGAGGCCTGCTCCCGCGCGGTCGGGCTGCACCGCAGCAACGGCGTGACCACCCCGGTCAGAGTCGTGCTGACCGAGGAGGAGAAGACTTTCTCCATCGAGGTCGGCGACGAGGTCCCGGGCGCGGGCGTGGCGGCAGCGGATGCCGTCGGAGTGCCCGGTGCCCGTGCCGCGGCGCCGGCCGAGGAGTACGACGACGCCGACGGAGAGGACGAGATGGGCCTCGCGGTGATCCGCGGGCTCGTCGACGACGTGGAGGTGAGTGCCGGGGAGGACGGCGGCACCATCAGGATGAGCTGGTCCGCCAACCCGGACGCCCCACTCGCCTGA
- a CDS encoding TadE family type IV pilus minor pilin yields MRRSDRGSVTAEAAVVLPALVLFTAALLWALAAAAAQIQCVDAARAGARLVARSEPLPAAEAAARAAAPEGARVGVVREGDLWRVTVESTAPGPGGLGLTLRAAAVALAEDTV; encoded by the coding sequence ATGCGCCGTTCTGACCGGGGTTCGGTGACCGCGGAGGCCGCCGTCGTGCTTCCCGCCCTGGTCCTCTTCACGGCGGCTCTGCTGTGGGCACTGGCCGCGGCGGCCGCGCAGATCCAGTGCGTCGACGCGGCCAGGGCCGGAGCGCGGCTGGTGGCCCGCTCGGAGCCGTTGCCGGCCGCCGAGGCCGCGGCCAGGGCCGCTGCCCCCGAGGGCGCCAGAGTCGGCGTCGTACGCGAGGGCGACCTCTGGCGGGTCACCGTGGAGTCGACGGCACCCGGGCCCGGCGGGCTGGGGCTCACCCTGCGGGCGGCGGCGGTGGCACTCGCCGAGGACACGGTATGA
- a CDS encoding type II secretion system F family protein — translation MAAVSVAVADRRRCRRARRRMAELLAAGQPQPAPDPGGRGGFPTPLRAWSLPCLAGLGAYVLVGEPLGLLAGIGSAWGLRWWRARRPRGADAEGAADTDAARQLPLAADLLAACASAGAGPGESAEAVGRSLGGPLGERLVRTAAELRLGGEPAGVWRRFGATPGAEGLARCLERASSSGAPAADAVARHADALRAARARAATTRAQRAQVLITAPVGLCFLPAFLAVGVAPVVIGLASGLLNGR, via the coding sequence ATGGCGGCCGTGTCCGTGGCCGTCGCTGACCGGCGCCGCTGCCGGCGGGCGCGCCGGCGGATGGCGGAACTCCTCGCGGCCGGGCAGCCGCAGCCGGCCCCGGACCCGGGCGGGAGGGGCGGGTTCCCCACCCCTCTGAGGGCCTGGAGCCTGCCCTGTCTGGCGGGCCTCGGCGCGTACGTGCTGGTCGGCGAGCCGCTCGGTCTCCTCGCCGGGATCGGTTCGGCCTGGGGACTGCGGTGGTGGCGGGCGCGACGGCCACGGGGTGCGGACGCGGAAGGCGCGGCCGACACGGACGCTGCGCGGCAGTTGCCACTCGCGGCGGACCTGCTGGCGGCCTGCGCTTCTGCCGGAGCGGGGCCGGGCGAGTCCGCGGAGGCGGTCGGCCGGTCGCTGGGCGGCCCGCTGGGGGAGCGGCTGGTCCGCACGGCAGCGGAGCTTCGGCTCGGGGGCGAACCGGCCGGGGTGTGGCGGCGGTTCGGGGCGACCCCCGGTGCCGAGGGCCTGGCCCGCTGCCTGGAGCGCGCCTCCTCCTCCGGGGCTCCCGCGGCCGATGCCGTGGCGCGGCACGCCGACGCCCTCCGGGCGGCCCGCGCCCGCGCGGCGACCACCCGGGCGCAGCGGGCACAGGTCCTGATCACCGCGCCGGTCGGCTTGTGCTTCCTGCCCGCCTTCCTGGCGGTGGGGGTGGCACCGGTGGTGATCGGTCTGGCGAGCGGACTGCTCAACGGGCGGTGA
- the ssd gene encoding septum site-determining protein Ssd, with the protein MLLDDLLRLCAAAGAEPEVHHTVPEHRAAWTDPPLVLVGDDAAARCRGATRRPGVLLVGREPDDPALWRHAVEIGAESVLILPDAEGRLVDLIADAVEGADGQALTVGVIGGRGGAGASTLACALALAAARTGRRTLLVDGDPLGGGLDVLLGGERAEGRRWPDFAASKGRVAGGALEESLPSVRGLRVLSWDRGDSVLVPPEAMRSVLAAARRRDGVVVVDLPRTIDGAATEALAQLDLGLLLVPGELRAVAAAQRVACAVGMVLADLRAVVRGPYAPGLDERWIADALRLPLAGELPYEPGLGAAGDGGSPPGADARGGLARFCAAFWDRVLLPERAG; encoded by the coding sequence GTGCTCCTCGACGACCTGCTGCGGCTGTGCGCCGCCGCCGGTGCCGAGCCCGAGGTGCACCACACCGTGCCCGAACACCGGGCGGCCTGGACCGATCCACCGCTCGTCCTCGTCGGTGACGACGCGGCGGCGCGCTGCCGGGGCGCTACCCGCCGGCCCGGCGTGCTGCTCGTCGGCCGGGAGCCGGACGACCCGGCCCTGTGGCGGCACGCCGTCGAGATCGGGGCCGAGAGCGTCCTGATCCTGCCCGATGCCGAGGGCCGCCTCGTCGACCTGATCGCCGACGCGGTCGAAGGAGCGGACGGACAGGCGCTGACCGTCGGCGTCATCGGCGGACGGGGCGGCGCCGGAGCGTCGACCCTCGCCTGCGCCCTGGCCCTCGCCGCGGCACGCACCGGCCGGCGCACCCTGCTCGTCGACGGTGACCCGCTCGGCGGCGGACTCGACGTGCTGCTGGGCGGAGAGCGGGCGGAAGGGCGGCGCTGGCCCGACTTCGCCGCGTCCAAGGGGCGCGTCGCGGGTGGCGCCCTGGAGGAGTCCCTTCCCTCTGTGCGGGGCCTGCGGGTGCTCAGCTGGGACCGGGGCGACTCCGTCCTCGTGCCGCCCGAGGCCATGCGTTCGGTGCTCGCCGCCGCCCGCAGGCGCGACGGGGTCGTCGTGGTCGACCTGCCCCGCACGATCGACGGCGCCGCCACCGAGGCCCTGGCCCAGCTCGATCTCGGCCTGCTGCTCGTCCCGGGCGAACTCCGGGCCGTCGCCGCGGCCCAGCGGGTGGCCTGCGCGGTCGGCATGGTGCTCGCGGACCTCCGCGCGGTGGTGCGCGGGCCCTACGCGCCCGGCCTTGACGAGCGGTGGATCGCCGATGCCCTCCGGCTTCCCCTCGCCGGCGAACTCCCCTACGAACCCGGCCTCGGCGCGGCCGGAGACGGCGGCTCGCCACCCGGCGCCGACGCCCGCGGGGGACTCGCCCGGTTCTGCGCCGCGTTCTGGGACCGGGTTCTCCTCCCGGAGCGTGCGGGATGA
- a CDS encoding TadA family conjugal transfer-associated ATPase, with protein MSGAGLLDAVRQRLAESGAEPTPARVAAALRAQGRLLGDAEVLGAAEELRSELIGTGPLEPLLADPDVTDVLVSAPDRVWVDRGAGLEPTGVTFPDAAAVRRLAQRLAAVAGRRLDDARPWVDARLPDGTRMHAVLPPVAVGSTCLSLRVVRPRAFSLRELADAGTVPPGGGTVLRALVEARVSFLVSGGTGSGKTTLLSTLLGLVGARERIVIAEDSAELRPDHPHVVRLEARPPNQEGAGLVTLRDLVRQALRMRPDRLVVGEVRGSEAVDLLAALNTGHEGGCGTVHANTAADVPARLEALGTAAGLDRAALHSQLGAGLSAVLHVVRDRSGQRRIAEVHVLERDRDGLVVTVPALRWAADGFERERGWERLRSLIGGER; from the coding sequence ATGAGCGGCGCGGGGCTGCTCGACGCGGTGCGGCAGCGGCTCGCCGAGAGCGGCGCCGAGCCGACCCCCGCGCGGGTCGCGGCGGCGCTGCGGGCCCAGGGCCGGTTGCTCGGGGATGCCGAAGTGCTCGGCGCTGCCGAGGAGCTGCGCAGCGAACTGATCGGCACCGGACCGCTGGAGCCGCTGCTCGCGGACCCGGACGTCACCGACGTTCTGGTCTCCGCGCCCGACCGCGTCTGGGTGGACCGCGGCGCGGGCCTCGAACCGACCGGGGTGACGTTCCCGGACGCGGCGGCGGTGCGCAGGCTCGCCCAGCGGCTCGCGGCCGTGGCCGGACGGCGCCTCGACGACGCCCGGCCCTGGGTGGACGCCCGGCTGCCGGACGGCACCCGGATGCACGCCGTCCTTCCGCCGGTCGCCGTCGGCTCCACCTGCCTGTCGCTGCGGGTGGTGCGGCCGAGGGCCTTCTCCCTACGTGAGCTGGCCGACGCGGGCACCGTCCCGCCGGGTGGCGGGACGGTGCTGAGGGCGCTCGTCGAGGCCCGCGTCTCCTTCCTCGTCAGCGGAGGCACCGGCTCGGGCAAGACGACCCTGCTCTCCACGCTGCTCGGTCTGGTGGGCGCCCGGGAGCGGATCGTCATCGCCGAGGACTCGGCCGAACTGCGCCCCGACCACCCCCACGTGGTGCGCCTGGAAGCACGCCCGCCCAACCAGGAGGGCGCAGGACTCGTGACGCTGAGGGACCTGGTGCGGCAGGCGCTGCGGATGCGGCCGGACCGGCTCGTCGTCGGCGAAGTGCGGGGCTCCGAGGCGGTCGACCTGCTGGCCGCCCTGAACACGGGCCACGAAGGAGGCTGCGGGACGGTCCACGCCAACACGGCGGCGGACGTCCCCGCCCGTCTCGAAGCCCTGGGGACGGCGGCGGGGCTCGACCGGGCGGCCCTGCACAGCCAGTTGGGCGCCGGTCTCTCGGCGGTGCTGCACGTGGTGCGGGACCGGTCCGGGCAGCGGCGGATCGCCGAGGTGCACGTCCTGGAGCGGGACCGGGACGGGCTGGTGGTGACCGTGCCCGCGCTGCGCTGGGCGGCGGACGGATTCGAGCGGGAGCGGGGCTGGGAGCGACTGCGGTCGCTGATCGGAGGGGAGCGGTGA
- a CDS encoding oxidoreductase, translating to MSTHASDPLAALGSLPGVADSVDSVRKAVDRVYGHRVMRRRSNEITSEAALRGARASAALSGADWALEEVRRRTDFSADAEARTVGGALRLTAECGQLLSIWRQSPLRVLARLHLVAEGEPRDATGRPRQAGEAVDEPLIEAPLPDPAEVSGRLDGLADLIIAGGNAPALVTAAVVHGELLALRPFTSRNGLVARAAERIVLIGSGLDPKAICPAEVGHAELGRAAYLAAFEGYLSGTPEGMAAWIAHCGRAVELGVRESTAVCEALQRGAA from the coding sequence ATGAGTACGCACGCCTCTGACCCCCTGGCCGCCCTCGGTTCCCTGCCGGGCGTCGCCGATTCGGTGGACTCCGTACGCAAGGCCGTCGACCGGGTCTACGGCCACCGCGTGATGCGCCGCCGCAGCAACGAGATCACCTCCGAGGCGGCGCTGCGCGGGGCGCGCGCCTCGGCCGCGCTCTCCGGTGCGGACTGGGCCCTGGAGGAGGTCCGGCGGCGCACGGACTTCAGCGCGGACGCGGAGGCCCGCACGGTCGGCGGTGCACTGCGGCTGACGGCCGAATGCGGCCAGCTGCTGTCCATTTGGCGCCAGTCCCCGCTGCGGGTGCTCGCCCGGCTCCATCTGGTCGCCGAGGGCGAGCCGCGGGATGCGACGGGCCGGCCGCGCCAGGCGGGCGAGGCGGTGGACGAACCGCTGATCGAGGCGCCGCTGCCCGACCCGGCGGAGGTGTCGGGACGGCTCGACGGCCTCGCCGACCTGATCATCGCGGGTGGCAACGCCCCGGCCCTGGTCACGGCCGCCGTCGTGCACGGCGAGCTGCTCGCGCTGCGGCCCTTCACCTCGCGCAACGGCCTGGTGGCGCGGGCGGCGGAGCGGATCGTGCTGATCGGCAGCGGGCTCGACCCGAAGGCGATCTGTCCGGCCGAGGTCGGCCACGCGGAACTGGGGCGGGCGGCCTATCTGGCCGCCTTCGAGGGCTACCTGTCGGGAACCCCGGAAGGCATGGCCGCCTGGATCGCGCACTGCGGCCGTGCGGTGGAGCTCGGGGTGCGGGAGTCGACGGCCGTCTGCGAGGCGCTCCAGCGCGGCGCGGCCTGA